CTGTATTATAGTTTAGTATGATGACTCGCGTAATCATTCGATAGCAATAAAATTTATTAGTAAGTACAAGCAAATAGTCGCAACCATAAAAAAGTACCTCTTTTTTTGTTTCAGTTTACATTCAGGCTTTATCGTGCATAACAACCAATCGCCAACTGCAAACCAGCCATAGGCTAGTAAAACAGAAGACAAGGCTATCATAACTAGTGGTACTTTAGTCAGGGCCAATAGATATTCTACACTGAGACTCAGGACAAAAAATACCGTCGCCAGAATCAAGAAGACACGTTGTTTATTTAATAATTTAAAGACGCTGAACTGAATTAATTGAACCAGTAAATAAGGTCCAATAAATCCGGACAAATAGCGTACATAAACTGTCGATGCTGAATAGGCAGGCAAAAACGTTTGAACCAAGAATTGAAGAGGAGTTACACTGAAAAATAAAAATGGTATTAGCAGTAAAATTGAGAAGACAGCTTTATCATAATAGAGTTCTAGCGAATGACGATAAGGGGCTAACTTTTGCATCATAAAGTTAGCAACTGAGGAAACAACCGTCAGGCACACATTCAATAATGTTGCGGCAAAAGCGTAAAAACCAAATTGACGCGCTGGATAAAAGCCGGCAATGAGTAATTTATCGATATTTTGAAAGCCTAAAAAAAGTAAGCCAACAAGTAGAATAGGCAACCCCAAGCTGATGAATTCCTTTGTTTTTCTAAGAATATTAGTCAGGTAAAAATCTTCTGGCTGTATCGCCGGCCAGCCCTTGGCTTTCTTAGATGCCAAATATACCATGAGTAGAACCGTAACCGCTATCTGAATATTACTAAGCAATATAAGGTCCAGTGATTTCATGTAACCTGTCTTGCAAGCAGTAAGCCCTACTAGAAAAACCACCTGACTAAATAACGTTAACAGAGGACCGTAATAGAATTTATGATGACGGTTAAATAAAGATTGAAGCAGACCTGATAAATTTTGCAAGGCAATCTGATTGGCCACCAATACCGCTGGATTTGTCTGGTACACTTGTGGATATATTCCGCTGCCTCCTACAACAACGATAACAGTGTAAACACACACCTGTTGAATAACCAGGTATGAAAAGTCGCGTTTAGCGGACTTTTGCCAGTCTGTACCATCTTTGAAGAGCCACTGAATTGTAATACCGTCCGTTAGCCCGAAATGAAACAGTCCGGAAAAGGACGTTATCGTAAGAAATAACCGCCATGTACCGTATTTTTCGGGGCTTACCTGATCGGCTAAGAGGTAGTTGATATACAACGTAACAACAACGCTGACACCCGTTAATGCTATCAACTTAACGGGTGTTGCATAGGCGGAAGACACTTTATTTAGGCTACCAATCAACACAGATTTGAGATTACAATCGGCTATCTACTATGCTTTTATCCAACAATCCTTTCAAATCATAAATAACCGTTTTATCGGTGCGTAGGGCCGCTTGATCCAGCTGCCGGAACTGCTCGTGAGCGACCGCCATTACGATGCCATCGTAGGGCCCGCTTAGCTGATCAATAAGCCGGAAGCCATACTCATGCTCCACTTCGTCTGCGTTTGCCCACGGATCATACACTTCAACGTTTATGCCATATTCGGTCAGCTCCCGGTAAATATCAATGACCCGCGAGTTGCGGATGTCCGGGCAGTTTTCTTTGAACGTAATTCCCAACAGCAGCACCCGTGTGTCCTTGATGGTATGCCCTTTACGAATCATGAGCTTCACGAGTTTGCTGGCAACAAAGACGCCCATATCATCGTTGATGCGCCGACCCGACAGAATAACCTGCGGGTAATAGCCCAGGCTTTCGGCCTTGTGGGCCAGGTAATACGGATCAACACCAATGCAGTGGCCACCTACTAAACCGGGCCTGAACTTCAAGAAATTCCACTTGGTTCCGGCGGCCTCCAGCACCTCCAGCGTATCGATGCCCATCCGATCAAACATCAGAGCTAATTCATTAACAAAGGAAATGTTAACATCCCGCTGGGCGTTTTCGATGGCCTTGCTCGCTTCGGCCACTTTGATCGACGAAGCCAGGTGCGTGCCCGCCTGAATAATCGACGCATAAAGCTGATCCACAAACCGAGCGGCTTCCGGGGTTGAACCAGACGTTACTTTCCGGATAGTCGTCAACGTGTGCACCTTATCGCCCGGGTTGATGCGCTCCGGCGAATAGCCGCAGAAAAAATCAACGTTAAAGGTCAATCCGGATTCTTTTTCAAGGACTGGCACGCAGTCTTCCTCCGTACACCCTGGATAAACCGTTGACTCGTAAATAACCACATCGCCTTTCTTCAGTACCTGCCCGATGGCGCGCGTAGCCCCCAGCAGAGGCCGCAAATCCGGTTTTTTGTACGCATCAACGGGTGTTGGCACCGTAATGATGTACACCGTACAGCCGGCAATGGCCTCCAGATCCGAGGCAAAGCGCAGGCGGTTTGCCTGCCGAAGGGCAGTTTCTTCCGTCTCGCGGGTCCGGTCGTATCCACTTTTCAGTTCTGCCACCCTTCGTTCATCGATATCGTACCCTACTACCTCGTATTGTTTCCCAAATTCAACGGCCAGCGGCAACCCCACATAGCCCAAACCAACAACGGCAATGCGCGTGGCCTTTATATCTTGATTCTCGCTCATCATGTTCCAGCTTTACAGCCGCCAATCTATGTGTCTTATCAGTACAATCATAGTACCGATGATTCCTCCGACAAAGGTATATAGAATAACCATGATGGTGCGACGGGGTTCGCTGCGTTTAGTAGGAACCTGCGCAGGTTCCAGTATTTTCAGAATGGGCGTTTCTTCCTGAATTTTGATTCGTGTTTGTTCATACTGCTGCGTGATGTTGCTGTACAACCCCTGCGCCAGGTCAAACTCGGCCTGCAATCGGCGTTCCTCAATGGTACCAAGCTGCGTTACCATGTACCGGTGCTGGTCTTTGTAGGCCGATAGGTTGACCATAGCCCGGTCGTACCGTTTGCGGGATTCCCGAAACCGTTCTGAAAGAAATTTGAGGTCTTCCCGCGTTTTCTCAGTTCGGTAGGTAATAACGTAACGGGTCAGGTAATCAATGGCCACCTGACTGACCTGGGCCGCAACTTCCGCATCCGGCATCTTCACTTTGATGATAATAACGCCGGATTGCTTGTCGAGATCGGACAAAATCCGTTCCTTGGTATCCTTAACCAGCAATTCCTGATCACGCGTCAGATGCAACGTTTGCCGGTCATTGAGCGCTTTGGGCACCCTCAACGGTTCTTTCTCCTTAAACCAGTCCAGCCACGAAGGATCTTTCGTCAGAAAAGCCGCCAGCGAGGAATATCGCTGTCTGTCAACGGTTCTTACCGGCTGATTCAGCAGATGCAGGATAAACGGCGTACTCTTCAGGACATCCGGGTAGAGGTCAGGCCGAATCGCTTCCGTATTGCCAACTCCCTCCAGGTTAATACCGGCTAATTCAGCCAGCGCCCCGAACCGTTTCAAGTTCATGGCCGACCGCGCCTGCAACTCCGGCATGACCTGCACTTCCGAACTAAACTCAACCGGACTGACCAGGGCCACAACAACCCCAATCAGCGCGAATAGAAAGGCGACTTTCAGTATGTTGTCCTTCTGACGCCAGACGGTCAGCAAAGCCCACCGTGGCTCCACCTGCGAAGATGGCCGAAGACTACCGGCATCTCGGGGGGACAGCGTTATCCACTTTTTCATCAGAACAACCGGATAATTGTTAACACCACAGCCGCCAGGGAAGTAATCCCGGTCATCACCGCAATCCGTTCCGCCGACGACAGTCTGCTCTCTGTTTTAGGCGGTTTTGACGGAACAACCACCTCCATCCCCGGTTCAGGGTCGGGATAATCCCGAACGCCCAGAAAGCCCCGGGTACGGTTTACTTTCCCGTTGGCATAAATGACAAACAGCTTCCGACGCAATGCCTTTGAATTAAAACCACCGGCTTCATTGATGTACGCTCTGATCGACTTCCGGTAATTGAAGTCCACAACCGACGGATTGAGCACTTCGCCCCGTATTTTAACCAGCTCCGTTTTTCTGGGAATGTGAATGGAATCGCCTTCCAGTAAGAGTAAATTCCCGCTGTCAGACGGTCTGGCAATGATTTCACTAAGATTTACCGACACCAGTTCCCGGTTCCGGGTAAAGCGGGTTGCTTTTAAGTAGGCTTCTGACCGCAAACCGCCAGCCCGTTCGATCAAATCCGTAATCCGTTCGGATTTGTCACGAATTGAGTAGGCACCCGGGTAGCGAACCTCGCCGGTCAGGGCTACGGTTTTCTGGGCTTCGTAGCGGGGCGATTTCCGCACAAATACCTGATCGAATGGGCTAAGGGTAAAACGAGCATCGGCTTCGGTCAGTCGCAATCGTTCATTGAGTTCAAACTGAAAAATCCGCACGTTCTGGTTTTGCGGTAAGCCCGCAGTATCTTTTCGGACCCGCCGGGCAATCTCAACCCGGGAGGCCGTGGCCCCATCGGTAAAACCACCCGCCAGCACAATGAGGCTGGCCACGCTCATGCTGTCAGCGTAAGCATACGGGCCCGGCCGGTTGACCGCCCCCAGAATCGTCACTACCCTATTTTCGCGCAAATCGCCGTAGGACGGTATGTCAATTACATCCTCCCGTTGAAGCACAATGTCCGGCACTTCGTCCCGCATCAGCTTACCCAGATCTACGCCAATCAGCGCAGGGTCCAGATTTTCCCGCAACCGCCGGATGGTGGCCCGGTTGAGAAAGGCGTCCTCCCGCAGTCCTTCGGCGGTGGTAATAAGCTGGCGCAGGCTCGCGTTTTTTTGCAGCGCGTAGATCCCGGGCCGAAAAACCGCTCCGTTGATCGTCACCCGGTTTTCATAGCGGTCAATAATGGCGCCAACGGTGTATAAATCGCCCCGCTGCGGCAAAAATGCTGGAATGTCAGCCGCCGGAACGGTGATGACCTGCAACTCTTTGGGTGTATTCCGGCGCAGGGTCAGCGAAGCCGTATACGCTTTTTCCGTGAATCCGCCCGCAAAGGCTAGCAAATTCTTCAGGAGTTCGCCCTTCTGCACTTCGTAGATCGCCGGTTGCTTTACTTCACCGGTTAACTGAACGCGGGTATCATAGTGGTTGATAAAAACAATATCCTGATCCTGCAACCGAATATTATCTTTCTGATCGGCCCGGAGCAGGAAATCGTAAATATCCAGCGTACGGACCAGCCGATTGCCGCGGTATACCCGGATGTCACGGAATGAACCCCGGTCCGGATCCGGCCCGCCCGATACATAGAGCGCATTGAAAACAGTGGCCAGTGACGAAAGTGTGTAGGTGCCGGGTTTAACAACCTGGCCGATCAGCGTTACTTTAATGCTCCGGATGCTGCCCAAACTAACACTGGCAAAAATGCCACTGGCGGTTGTATTTAATCCGGCATACACCTGCCGGAGCCGGCCAATGATTCGCTGTTCTGCTTGTTCAATGGTCAATCCGTTGACATAAATGGGGCTTAAATTTTCCAGCTTCACCGCCCCTTCCGGACTAACTTTGGTATGGTAATTCCGCTGCGCGTTTCCGTAAACGTCGATGATCAACTCATCGTCGGGGCCGATCTGGTAATTTTTGGGGGTCGGTATCCGCAGATTGGGTTCAAACGTAAGATTGGCGTTGGCAAACAGATTCGCGCCAAACACGGTCAGTTTGTTTTCGGCCGCTTCCGGGCGGGAGAGCGGGGCAACAGCGGTGCTCAAACTGGCTTTGTCGGTTTGTTCGCGGCTTTCTCCCATTGAAACCATTTGCAATTCCTGAGGTGTATATTTGCTTAGCTCAGTAACTTTGGCACGCATTTTTTTTATATCGGATGGTGCAAATCCACGAGTTAGGGCCAACTGCTCGATCTGCGCTTCGGACATCCTGCTTTTTTTAGCCTGCTCGATGAATTGACGAATCTGCTCTTCCGATAGGTTATCCACTTTTTGGGCGTATGCCGTGGATTGCAACAGGAAAGCGCTAAAAATCATGAATAGGCTAAACAATAGTTTACCCCTACCAACTTTCATACCTGGACTAGACACGCTGTCAGTAATTGAATTAAACGTAACCAATGGCAAAAACTAGATACTACTAGCAAACAGTGAACTAAATTACTATAACTTATGCGAATTTGTGTGTACACTATAATATATTATTTCTTGTACATATTTCATGCCATTGTGGTGTAGTTTAGATGCAAAAAGCCCCGAAGGTAACACCTTCGGGGCTTTTACTTTGTGAAGCTTTAGATCACTTACGGAACAAGCCGCAATTCAACCCGACGGTTTTTCGTCAGACCCGCGCGGGAGTTGTCACCGATGGGCTTGAAGGAACCGAAGTAGTCGATGATGATCCGGTTCGGATCGTTCAGACCTTGTTTAACCAGGTAGTTCTTAACGGCTTCAACACGACGGCGTGACAGGGCGATGTTGTACCGGTCAGAAGCCCGGCGGTCAGCATGACCTGACAGTTGCAGACGGCATTGAGTTTTGTTCAACAACTCAACTACCTTGTTCAGCATGTCGTAGAACTGCGGTTTGATGATGTTTTTATCCGTATCGAAAGTTACGTTCGTCAGGATCTCGGCGCAGGCAATACCGGGCAGCGCTGCACTTACGTATTTATCGAAGTCGATCGCTTCACCAGCTCCAGAGACGATGCTACCGGCTGGTGTGTTGGGTTGGCGGTCGAAGTAATCCGATACACCGTCGTTGTCAGTATCCATCAACAGTTTCGGATCGATGTCTTTCGGACGGTTTGCTTTAGCAACGGAGTCGATTTGCTCCAGCGTCAGGATGACCGGCGGTTTGATCAGGTTTTTCGGATCGGTCCAGCGCAGGTGGTAAGTACCCCGCGTGGTGTCGTAGTCGTACTTGCCGTTCACTTTCTGAACTTTAACGGCATTTTTGCCTAGCTTGTAAGTAACTGACAACGCTGCGTAGCCCAGTTTATCCATGTTCGATTCCCCTTTGCGTTCGAACGGGTTATCAAACTGGCCGCGGGTTCCATAACCGTCGAAGTAGCTTGAGCTGTTGCCACCGATGGTTGCATCCAGGCGGTCGGTGTTTACGTTCGTAAGCCGGAAATCAAGACCCAGATCAAAGCGAGAGCTCAGTTCATAGTTCACGGCTACACCAACGGGGATGGCCCAGTCTTTCTCGTATTTGGCTTCCCGCAGAATACCGTCACCGTTGTTGGTTTTGGTCCAGCGACGTACCCGGCCGGTTCCTAATTCATACGCGGTCGATTTGAAGAATACTACACCCAGACCGGTGTAGGCATCAATCTTCCAGCGTTTCATTTTATTGATTCCAAACAGCAGACTTTTCAGGTTAACGCTCCCTGTCAAATCGGTTTGAATGAAGTTGGAACGGAAATAAGAGTAATATAACCGGCGTTTCATCCCAACCAGATTACCGTATTGCCCATCCAACTGGAGGCCAAACAGGTGAGACAACTGCTTTCCGACGGCTACACCGATGAACGCCGAGTTGCGCTCACTGTAGCTATCAGAGTTGGTTTTCCCAACTGGATAGAAGTCATACTCTCTAAGGTCTCCGAAGAATTGAGTGGGTCCGCCCATGACCGAAACCGACCAGGTGTTCAGTTTGGCTGGGCCTTCATACGAGGCTTTCGGGTTATACTGAGCACTGGCACCTGTCGCTGCCAGAAGAGCCAGTCCTATTGCCCTCACGAACAGGGATACTTTTTTCATACTTATCAGGTTATTGTTTGACAGTTAATAAACCATTGAGTGTGGTGAAACAACTTATCTCGGATAGTTTAGCCGGTTTTTTAAGCCAGTTTTAACGCTTTGCCGCAAAACTATAGATTTTCGTCTAGTTTGCAAACAAGATATCAGTAGTTTACAAACAAGTTATCTACTGCATTGTTCAACGAAACTATATTAGTTTCTCCGACACAAGAAAAACAGGATTTGGCTATCATCAAAGACGTTGCATCAGTTTTTTTGTCATAGCACCTTTCCATTTAGCAAAATTACCTCCAATGATCTGTTGTCGGGCCTGCTTCACTAACCATAAATAGAAGGTAAGGTTTTGCAGACTGGCAATTTGTGCCCCTAAAATTTCTTCCGACCGCATCAAATGCCGAAGATAGGCTTTTGAATAAAAGGTACTGGCATACCCGCCAAGTTCTTCATCAATTGGGCTGAAATCGTCTTTCCAGCGTTCGTTTTTGATGTTGATGATGCCCTGCGTGGTAAACAGGACACCGTGCCGGGCATTGCGGGTCGGCATTACGCAGTCAAACATATCAACGCCCAGGGCAATGGCCTCCAGAATATTTTCGGGCGTCCCGACGCCCATCAGGTAACGCGGTTTGTCAGACGGCAGAATCGCGTTCACCAGTTCAATCGTTTTGTACATTTCCTCCGCGGGTTCGCCCACCGCCAAACCACCGATGGCATTCCCCTCCCGCTGCTGCTCGGCTACGAACTCCGCTGATTGCTGGCGAAGATCCTTGTAGGTACTCCCCTGAACGATCGGAAACAACGTCTGCTGGTAACCGTATTTGGCGGGTGTGGAGTCGAAGCGTTCAATGCAGCGCGTCAGCCAGCGGTGCGTCATCTCCATAGACGTGCGAGCGTACCCGTATTCGCAGGGATACGGAGTGCATTCGTCGAAAGCCATCATAATGTCGGCGCCAATGGTTCGCTGAATGTCCATCACCCCTTCCGGCGTAAAAATATGTTTTGAGCCGTCGATGTGGGATTTAAAAGTAACTCCGTCTTCCTTGATTTTACGGGTATTCGATAACGAATAAACCTGATACCCTCCGCTATCGGTCAGGATAGGCCGGTTCCAGCCATTGAACCGGTGCAACCCACCGGCTTTTTCCAGTACGCTAAGACCAGGCCTTAAATAGAGGTGATAGGTGTTGCCCAGAATAATTTCCGCCCGCACATCCTCCACTAACTCCCGCTGGTGGACGGCTTTAACGGTTCCGGCGGTTCCTACGGGCATAAAAATCGGAGTTTCGATCAGTCCGTGATCGGTTGAAAGAACCCCCGTGCGCGCTTTCGACTCCGGGTCGGTCGCCTGTATGGTAAATTGCATTTTGTTTGCTCCTGCTGACTTTTATGACTGCAAAGTTGGAAAGACCTGCGACGAAAATCAAAAGCTGTATATTTGCCGACGTATTCAACGGCTGTCTGTCAGCCAATTATTTCCTTATTGCGTGACATCTATTGTGGTGGTTGTGTGCCTGTTAGCCGTCGGCCTACAACTTATATATATACTCGGTATTTTTTCCCGGCTGGTTTTCCATTCCAGCCGGAACAGCAGCGAACCGCCGGATTCGGCCGTTGCCCTTCATTCCTATCCTCCAGTCAGCATCATTGTGTGTGCCTGGAACGAGCTGGACAACCTTCAAACCCTGTTGCCCCTGCTCGACAGCCAGGTCTACCCTACTTTTGAAGTGCTGGTTATGGACGACCGCTCGACCGATGGCAGCCGGCAGTTTCTGGAACAGGCCGCGCAGGAACTGCCCCACCTGCGCTTCATGCGCGTTGACCGCGAACACGAGCACGTTACACCCAAGAAATACGCCCTGACAACGGGAATCCGGAACGCGGCTCACGACATTATTCTGCTTACGGATGCCGACTGTCAACCGGCCAGTGAATACTGGCTGGCGGGGATGGTGGCCCAACTCGACGGGTCGGAGAAAGAGATCGTGCTGGGATTTGGCCCCTACACCCGGGAAAAAGACGGCTGGATCAATCGGTTGATCCGATACGAAACTTTATTTACGGCCGTGCAGTATCTTTCGATGGCGCTGGCGGGATTGCCCTACATGGGGGTTGGCCGGAACCTGATGTACCGGCGGCAGCTGTTTCTGGAAAACAAGGGCTTTTATTCGCACATTCGCGTGTTGGGGGGAGACGACGACTTGTTTATCAACGAAGTAGCCACATCCCGCAACGTGGCCGTTAGCCTGCATCCGACAACGTTTACGTATTCAAGGCCCAAGGCCACGTTTGCGGAGTGGTGGCATCAGAAGCAACGGCATTTGTCGGTAGGTAAGTATTACCGAACGGGTCATAAAATTCGGTTGGGGTTGCTGTCGCTGTCGCACATCGTAAGCTGGCTCACCGGGCCAGTTGTCGGCTTGATTGCGCTGATCCGCATTCTGGATACGGGATTGCCGGCGTTGGTCCATCAATCAGACGGGCGGTTGCTGCTAATCGCATCCGGCCTGTTTCTGCTGCGGCTGGTGCTGTTTTGGATCATCGTCGGACGAATTAGTTACCGGCTCGGCCACACGGTCAAATGGATGACCATACCGGTTATGGACCTGACTCTGGCCGTGTATTACGCCATTATGGGCTTTGTAACCCTGCGGCCCCGTAAAAAGAAACGAAAAATGACCTGGAAATAGCTGGAAAATGATGAACAAAAGTCATCACAGACTGTCTCCATTCAGCATTCATACTCCAACATTCATACTAGTAGATTCGCTTTGGAACTGATAAAAAAATATTTTCCGAACCTCACCAAGCAGCAATTAGACCAGTTTGCGGCTTTGGAAGAACTCTACCGTCAGTGGAACGCTCAGATCAACGTCATCTCACGGCAGGATATCGATTCATTGTACGAAAAGCACATTCTGCACTCGCTCGGGATCGCAAAAGTGATTCAATTTGTACCGGGCACCGAAATTCTGGATGTCGGTACGGGGGGCGGTTTTCCGGGCATTCCGCTGGCAATTTTGTTTCCGCTGGCCGACTTCCATTTGGTTGACAGCATTGGCAAGAAAATAAAGGTAGTTACGGAGGTGAGTTCGGCTCTGGGCCTCACTAACGTCCGGGCCGAACAGGCGCGGGTTGAACACCTGAATACGACGTACGATTTTGTGGTAAGCCGGGCTGTTACGCGCTTGCAACCCTTCCTGGGCTGGGTTCGTTACAAGATTCTCAAAGCTGGCAACAATAAACTACGGAACGGTGTTTTGTACCTGAAAGGCGGTGATCTGGCTGAAGAGCTAGCGGAAATCCGGGATAAATACCAGGTTTACGAATTGTCCGACTATTTTGACGAGTCTTTCTTTGAAACCAAAAAAGTAATTTATATCCCTAAATAAACCACGGTTTCGGGCGTTTGCAGCGACGCTAGGGCCTGGTACTACCATCCGACAAACCATATGGCAGAAGTTTTCAAATCCAGCGGCTTTAAAGACCCGATCAACCGGGACGTCGTCGAGTTCAACGATAAAGGAGTTTCCTTCCGCGTAAACCGCCTGA
This Larkinella insperata DNA region includes the following protein-coding sequences:
- a CDS encoding nucleotide sugar dehydrogenase, with product MSENQDIKATRIAVVGLGYVGLPLAVEFGKQYEVVGYDIDERRVAELKSGYDRTRETEETALRQANRLRFASDLEAIAGCTVYIITVPTPVDAYKKPDLRPLLGATRAIGQVLKKGDVVIYESTVYPGCTEEDCVPVLEKESGLTFNVDFFCGYSPERINPGDKVHTLTTIRKVTSGSTPEAARFVDQLYASIIQAGTHLASSIKVAEASKAIENAQRDVNISFVNELALMFDRMGIDTLEVLEAAGTKWNFLKFRPGLVGGHCIGVDPYYLAHKAESLGYYPQVILSGRRINDDMGVFVASKLVKLMIRKGHTIKDTRVLLLGITFKENCPDIRNSRVIDIYRELTEYGINVEVYDPWANADEVEHEYGFRLIDQLSGPYDGIVMAVAHEQFRQLDQAALRTDKTVIYDLKGLLDKSIVDSRL
- a CDS encoding glycosyltransferase, giving the protein MTSIVVVVCLLAVGLQLIYILGIFSRLVFHSSRNSSEPPDSAVALHSYPPVSIIVCAWNELDNLQTLLPLLDSQVYPTFEVLVMDDRSTDGSRQFLEQAAQELPHLRFMRVDREHEHVTPKKYALTTGIRNAAHDIILLTDADCQPASEYWLAGMVAQLDGSEKEIVLGFGPYTREKDGWINRLIRYETLFTAVQYLSMALAGLPYMGVGRNLMYRRQLFLENKGFYSHIRVLGGDDDLFINEVATSRNVAVSLHPTTFTYSRPKATFAEWWHQKQRHLSVGKYYRTGHKIRLGLLSLSHIVSWLTGPVVGLIALIRILDTGLPALVHQSDGRLLLIASGLFLLRLVLFWIIVGRISYRLGHTVKWMTIPVMDLTLAVYYAIMGFVTLRPRKKKRKMTWK
- a CDS encoding oligosaccharide flippase family protein; this encodes MLIGSLNKVSSAYATPVKLIALTGVSVVVTLYINYLLADQVSPEKYGTWRLFLTITSFSGLFHFGLTDGITIQWLFKDGTDWQKSAKRDFSYLVIQQVCVYTVIVVVGGSGIYPQVYQTNPAVLVANQIALQNLSGLLQSLFNRHHKFYYGPLLTLFSQVVFLVGLTACKTGYMKSLDLILLSNIQIAVTVLLMVYLASKKAKGWPAIQPEDFYLTNILRKTKEFISLGLPILLVGLLFLGFQNIDKLLIAGFYPARQFGFYAFAATLLNVCLTVVSSVANFMMQKLAPYRHSLELYYDKAVFSILLLIPFLFFSVTPLQFLVQTFLPAYSASTVYVRYLSGFIGPYLLVQLIQFSVFKLLNKQRVFLILATVFFVLSLSVEYLLALTKVPLVMIALSSVLLAYGWFAVGDWLLCTIKPECKLKQKKRYFFMVATICLYLLINFIAIE
- a CDS encoding OmpA family protein, encoding MKKVSLFVRAIGLALLAATGASAQYNPKASYEGPAKLNTWSVSVMGGPTQFFGDLREYDFYPVGKTNSDSYSERNSAFIGVAVGKQLSHLFGLQLDGQYGNLVGMKRRLYYSYFRSNFIQTDLTGSVNLKSLLFGINKMKRWKIDAYTGLGVVFFKSTAYELGTGRVRRWTKTNNGDGILREAKYEKDWAIPVGVAVNYELSSRFDLGLDFRLTNVNTDRLDATIGGNSSSYFDGYGTRGQFDNPFERKGESNMDKLGYAALSVTYKLGKNAVKVQKVNGKYDYDTTRGTYHLRWTDPKNLIKPPVILTLEQIDSVAKANRPKDIDPKLLMDTDNDGVSDYFDRQPNTPAGSIVSGAGEAIDFDKYVSAALPGIACAEILTNVTFDTDKNIIKPQFYDMLNKVVELLNKTQCRLQLSGHADRRASDRYNIALSRRRVEAVKNYLVKQGLNDPNRIIIDYFGSFKPIGDNSRAGLTKNRRVELRLVP
- a CDS encoding SLBB domain-containing protein; the encoded protein is MIFSAFLLQSTAYAQKVDNLSEEQIRQFIEQAKKSRMSEAQIEQLALTRGFAPSDIKKMRAKVTELSKYTPQELQMVSMGESREQTDKASLSTAVAPLSRPEAAENKLTVFGANLFANANLTFEPNLRIPTPKNYQIGPDDELIIDVYGNAQRNYHTKVSPEGAVKLENLSPIYVNGLTIEQAEQRIIGRLRQVYAGLNTTASGIFASVSLGSIRSIKVTLIGQVVKPGTYTLSSLATVFNALYVSGGPDPDRGSFRDIRVYRGNRLVRTLDIYDFLLRADQKDNIRLQDQDIVFINHYDTRVQLTGEVKQPAIYEVQKGELLKNLLAFAGGFTEKAYTASLTLRRNTPKELQVITVPAADIPAFLPQRGDLYTVGAIIDRYENRVTINGAVFRPGIYALQKNASLRQLITTAEGLREDAFLNRATIRRLRENLDPALIGVDLGKLMRDEVPDIVLQREDVIDIPSYGDLRENRVVTILGAVNRPGPYAYADSMSVASLIVLAGGFTDGATASRVEIARRVRKDTAGLPQNQNVRIFQFELNERLRLTEADARFTLSPFDQVFVRKSPRYEAQKTVALTGEVRYPGAYSIRDKSERITDLIERAGGLRSEAYLKATRFTRNRELVSVNLSEIIARPSDSGNLLLLEGDSIHIPRKTELVKIRGEVLNPSVVDFNYRKSIRAYINEAGGFNSKALRRKLFVIYANGKVNRTRGFLGVRDYPDPEPGMEVVVPSKPPKTESRLSSAERIAVMTGITSLAAVVLTIIRLF
- the tgt gene encoding tRNA guanosine(34) transglycosylase Tgt, whose translation is MQFTIQATDPESKARTGVLSTDHGLIETPIFMPVGTAGTVKAVHQRELVEDVRAEIILGNTYHLYLRPGLSVLEKAGGLHRFNGWNRPILTDSGGYQVYSLSNTRKIKEDGVTFKSHIDGSKHIFTPEGVMDIQRTIGADIMMAFDECTPYPCEYGYARTSMEMTHRWLTRCIERFDSTPAKYGYQQTLFPIVQGSTYKDLRQQSAEFVAEQQREGNAIGGLAVGEPAEEMYKTIELVNAILPSDKPRYLMGVGTPENILEAIALGVDMFDCVMPTRNARHGVLFTTQGIINIKNERWKDDFSPIDEELGGYASTFYSKAYLRHLMRSEEILGAQIASLQNLTFYLWLVKQARQQIIGGNFAKWKGAMTKKLMQRL
- the rsmG gene encoding 16S rRNA (guanine(527)-N(7))-methyltransferase RsmG gives rise to the protein MELIKKYFPNLTKQQLDQFAALEELYRQWNAQINVISRQDIDSLYEKHILHSLGIAKVIQFVPGTEILDVGTGGGFPGIPLAILFPLADFHLVDSIGKKIKVVTEVSSALGLTNVRAEQARVEHLNTTYDFVVSRAVTRLQPFLGWVRYKILKAGNNKLRNGVLYLKGGDLAEELAEIRDKYQVYELSDYFDESFFETKKVIYIPK
- a CDS encoding GNVR domain-containing protein; the encoded protein is MKKWITLSPRDAGSLRPSSQVEPRWALLTVWRQKDNILKVAFLFALIGVVVALVSPVEFSSEVQVMPELQARSAMNLKRFGALAELAGINLEGVGNTEAIRPDLYPDVLKSTPFILHLLNQPVRTVDRQRYSSLAAFLTKDPSWLDWFKEKEPLRVPKALNDRQTLHLTRDQELLVKDTKERILSDLDKQSGVIIIKVKMPDAEVAAQVSQVAIDYLTRYVITYRTEKTREDLKFLSERFRESRKRYDRAMVNLSAYKDQHRYMVTQLGTIEERRLQAEFDLAQGLYSNITQQYEQTRIKIQEETPILKILEPAQVPTKRSEPRRTIMVILYTFVGGIIGTMIVLIRHIDWRL